From one Rhopalosiphum padi isolate XX-2018 chromosome 2, ASM2088224v1, whole genome shotgun sequence genomic stretch:
- the LOC132922051 gene encoding protein PRRC1-like isoform X1, which yields MDGSTTSPTRKMSKADQLLSKLPPPTQLPSFVTDALNEPRATQSNPVLNTTDVTSQNFHTPMFSPVITSKNEENVELPTSPSNEAVADKTVKNEQSSSKADLFNWMKGSSSSIFSMVAEKAKNSVDAVLTTLDPQMKDTLNPNTFDNTDVVVASEKEIVVSAVREGFQKVFGKAVVRGLEAPDQPFAAQLVGFSAASKATKYCIDSVRLHVVKGPVVSFERFIVEPIESKWYEFGLLKLNDMERNIDLEVYTQSVPVPAAIVGLISDDTPKDYEHISTGFSIPVAHFMASNLKVHPSEWQEVMTGVSQRSSLLAASVSLAMSYKIALE from the exons ATGGACGGATCGACGACTA GTCCTACAAGAAAAATGTCAAAAGCCGATCAACTCCTGTCAAAACTACCACCGCCAACACAGTTGCCAAGTTTTGTCACTGACGCTCTGAATG aaCCTAGAGCCACCCAATCTAACCCTGTGTTGAATACGACAGACGTGACTAGTCAAAACTTTCACACTCCAATGTTTTC GCCTGTGATAACTagtaaaaatgaagaaaatgtgGAATTGCCCACAAGTCCTTCCAATGAAGCAGTAGCcgataaaacagttaaaaatgaaCAATCATCAAGCAAAGCTGATTTGTTTAACTGGATGAAGGGCAGTAGTTCTAGTATTTTTTCCATGGTTGCTGAAAAAGCAAAGAATTCTGTAGATGCAGTACTCACAACATTAGACCCACAAATGAAAGATACATTGAATC CCAATACTTTTGATAACACTGATGTGGTTGTTGCTTCTGAAAAAGAAATTGTCGTTAGTGCAGTAAGAGAAGGCTTTCAAAAAGTTTTTGGAAAAGCAGTTGTCAG AGGACTTGAAGCACCAGATCAACCATTTGCTGCACAATTGGTTGGATTTTCTGCTGCATCCAAAGCCACAAAATATTGCATCGATTCTGTTAGATTACATGTGGTTAAAGGTCCTGTCGTCTCCTTTGAAAGATTTATTGTAGAACCAATAGAATCCAA atggtATGAATTTGGTCTTTTGAAACTTAATGACATGGAACGAAATATAGATTTAGAAGTATACACTCAAAGTGTCCCTGTACCTGCAGCAATTGTTGGCTTGATTAGTGACGATACACCCAAAGACTATGAACACATCTCAACTGGATTCAGTATACCGGTTGCACATTTCATGGCCAGCaacttaaaa gtacaCCCATCTGAGTGGCAAGAAGTAATGACTGGTGTTAGCCAACGATCATCTTTATTAGCCGCTTCTGTATCATTGGCCATGTCGTACAAAATTGCATTAGAATGA
- the LOC132922051 gene encoding protein PRRC1-like isoform X2: protein MSKADQLLSKLPPPTQLPSFVTDALNEPRATQSNPVLNTTDVTSQNFHTPMFSPVITSKNEENVELPTSPSNEAVADKTVKNEQSSSKADLFNWMKGSSSSIFSMVAEKAKNSVDAVLTTLDPQMKDTLNPNTFDNTDVVVASEKEIVVSAVREGFQKVFGKAVVRGLEAPDQPFAAQLVGFSAASKATKYCIDSVRLHVVKGPVVSFERFIVEPIESKWYEFGLLKLNDMERNIDLEVYTQSVPVPAAIVGLISDDTPKDYEHISTGFSIPVAHFMASNLKVHPSEWQEVMTGVSQRSSLLAASVSLAMSYKIALE from the exons ATGTCAAAAGCCGATCAACTCCTGTCAAAACTACCACCGCCAACACAGTTGCCAAGTTTTGTCACTGACGCTCTGAATG aaCCTAGAGCCACCCAATCTAACCCTGTGTTGAATACGACAGACGTGACTAGTCAAAACTTTCACACTCCAATGTTTTC GCCTGTGATAACTagtaaaaatgaagaaaatgtgGAATTGCCCACAAGTCCTTCCAATGAAGCAGTAGCcgataaaacagttaaaaatgaaCAATCATCAAGCAAAGCTGATTTGTTTAACTGGATGAAGGGCAGTAGTTCTAGTATTTTTTCCATGGTTGCTGAAAAAGCAAAGAATTCTGTAGATGCAGTACTCACAACATTAGACCCACAAATGAAAGATACATTGAATC CCAATACTTTTGATAACACTGATGTGGTTGTTGCTTCTGAAAAAGAAATTGTCGTTAGTGCAGTAAGAGAAGGCTTTCAAAAAGTTTTTGGAAAAGCAGTTGTCAG AGGACTTGAAGCACCAGATCAACCATTTGCTGCACAATTGGTTGGATTTTCTGCTGCATCCAAAGCCACAAAATATTGCATCGATTCTGTTAGATTACATGTGGTTAAAGGTCCTGTCGTCTCCTTTGAAAGATTTATTGTAGAACCAATAGAATCCAA atggtATGAATTTGGTCTTTTGAAACTTAATGACATGGAACGAAATATAGATTTAGAAGTATACACTCAAAGTGTCCCTGTACCTGCAGCAATTGTTGGCTTGATTAGTGACGATACACCCAAAGACTATGAACACATCTCAACTGGATTCAGTATACCGGTTGCACATTTCATGGCCAGCaacttaaaa gtacaCCCATCTGAGTGGCAAGAAGTAATGACTGGTGTTAGCCAACGATCATCTTTATTAGCCGCTTCTGTATCATTGGCCATGTCGTACAAAATTGCATTAGAATGA